The genomic region GGAAAATAGATTGTAGATACTTCCTACATTTATATAGATTTTAAGATCATATATCTCAACTTTTTATCTGTTTTTCGGATAATTCCTTTTCAAATATATGGTAAAATCAGGTTGGACTAAAGAAATTCCGATATCAAAGGGAGAGAATATTGTGAGTGAGAAAAAATCAATTGAACGAATACCTTCACCAAACACTGCTACGAGTCTACAAGAAGACTTTCGAAAGTTAGGGATCGAAAGAGGGATGGTTCTTATTGTTCATTCATCTCTTAGTTCATTAGGGTGGGTGTGTGGTGGCCCCGTTGCCGTTGTAGATGCTCTAATGAAAACTGTAGGAGAAGAAGGAACGATTGTTATGCCAACGCAGACTAGTGGTAATTCTGATCCGGCAGGTTGGCAGAATCCGCCAGTACCAGAGGAATGGTGGTCTACGATTCGTGAGGAAATGCCTGCATATAACTCTAAGTTCAGCCCATCAAGAGGAATGGGACAAATCGTTGAGACCTTTAGAACGATGCCTGGGGTAAAAAGAAGCCAACATCCAGCATATTCCTTTGCTGCATGGGGCAAGTATGCGGATTATATACTAGCTGAACAACCTCTGGAATCAGGGTTTGGCCCTGATTCACCATTAGGAAAGATCTATCAATTAGATGGCTCTATTTTATTGCTAGGGGTTTCTCATGACAGTAACACGTCCTTACACATGGCTGAGCATTCAATTCAAGACCGAAAGAGAGTTGCAAAAGGTGCAGCCCTTATTGAGGACGGTCAACGTGTATGGAAAACGTATGAAGAAATTGAATATGATGCAGATATATTTGAGAACATTGGTAAACAATTTGAAGAAACCAACCCATTGAAGGTTGCAACGATTGGATTGGCCACTTGTAAACTAATGAAACAAAGACAGATCGTTGATTTTGCGAGAGAATATTTTAATAAAGGCGTGCAAATAAATTAAAATGGAAGGGTTCGTTTTCTATTAATAGAGGATGAACCCTTTATTGATGTTTTGGCTTACTTAAAATAATAAAACTTCACTTCAAGTCTTGCTTCAATTTCTAATTGACCGGGTTCAATAGGAGTTGTAACAGCGCCGATCATCTGAGTACTGTATAGAGATTGTTGTGGAAGAACTGGACGTTCTGAAGTCATCTCTTTTATGTGTAAAGGAATGGGATGAAGACTAAGTCCCATTGTCCCGATGATGGTTTGTGCATTTATGAAGGCATTGTGTAAAGCCTTATTTAAAGCTTCCTGATAGTAAATATCCTCGCTCTTAACAGAAAACTGGAAGTCATTTATTCTATTTGCACCATTAGCAACTGCTGTATCAATTACTGCCCCCACTTGAGATACCTGATCTAGATTGATTAGCACATTATTTGAAACCTCATAACCCAGGAAATTTTGTTTCCCCTCAAGATATTCATATAATGGTTGAATACGATAACTTTCGGTTTGAATTTTCTCCTGAACAACGCCCAATTGTTTAATAGATTGAATGACTTGTTGAGTAATCACAGCATTTTCCTGCTGAGCATCCACAAGCTGAACACCTTGTGTAACAACTCCTATTAAGATTTTGACAACATTCGGTTTAATGAAGACCTTACCTGTGCCATTCACGGTTAATATTTGCACGTTTTTGTACAAATTCCTATCCCCTTTCAAAGATAACGTTACTTTATCTCATGTAAGATCTGATTTATTTATGTCTAATTTAAGTAGGTTGCTAAAAAAAATATTATTTTTAAAAGTAGTGATATTCATCACATTAAAAACCTATCAGCTACTTTATGATCAGTGTAGAAAAGGAATCCAAGTTTTTACCATCTTATCGAATGATTATAAGAAGAGGATGTGTGATTCATGATAAACAAGTTTTCCAAAGTTCTGGTTGCCTATGATGGTTCAGATTTAAGTAAAAAGGCAGTAGAGTATGCAAAAAATCTTGTCCAAAATGATGAGAAAGCGGAATTAGAGGTTGTAACAGTTATGACTGTAAGTACATTTATAGGTGCTTATGAGGCGTATTCTTTTATGGAGATGAGGAAAGTAGCCGAAGCAGCAGCGAATACTAGAGTAAGAGAAGGGAAGCAACTGTTAGAGGGTATCCCTAATAAAACAGGTGTGCAGATCCTAGAGGGTGACCCGGCTATGCAAATAATTCAATATGCGGAAGAGAAGAACTTTGATGTGATTGTCATGGGAAGTAGAGGATTAGGAAAAGTTAGAGAGTTCTTCTTAGGTAGTGTGAGCCATAACGTGGTGCAAATGGCAAAATGTCCTGTTTTTATTATTAAATAATATTGGGACGGAGGGACAGGTACACTGTCCCAGTGAAATTCTAAAAAAATTAACAAAAGAAGCAGGAGAAATTGCCGTCTTCTTCCTTACAGTTAAAAAGTTATAGATAGTAAAGGATGTGACCCAAATGGAAAAGCCATCTAAAATTCTTGTTGCCTATGATGGATCAGAGTTGAGTAAAAAAGCATTGGAATATGCTAAATTTCTAGTATCAGATCATGAACAAGCGGAACTAGAGGTTGTAACGGTGATGATGTATCTAGGTGCTTATGATGCATACTCATTTAAGGAATTAAGAAAGACTGTCGAATCTGAAACTAGCCTACTAGTAGAAGAAGTGAAAGATATGTTAAGCTCTGTTCAAAATCCAACATCAGTTCATATGCTAGAAGGAGACCCTTCTCTTCAAATTATCAAATTGGCTGAAGAAAAGGGAGTTGACACAATCGTCTTGGGTAGTAGAGGTTTAGGTCGATTTAAAGAATTTTTCTTAGGCAGTGTGAGTCATAACGTGGTCCAAATGGCAAAATGTCCGGTTTTGATCGTAAAATAATATCACACGTTATGTTCTGATATAGCGCTAAACTAAATAGTATAGAGTAAACAAACCCACCTTTTTGATGCGAGGTGGGTTTGTTTAGTTTAAGGTGGGACAAGGAACCTGTCCCCGTGTCCCGGGACAAGGAACCTGTCCCCTTGTCCCGTTGGTGATATAATATGAGTGTAGTAGTTTACTTGGTGGAATGTGAGGATCATTATGGAGAAGATTAAATATTATATAACCGTTGTCTATCAGAGTATTCGACGGTTTTGGAGAGAGAAAAGACTAAATAAAATTCTGCTTCTACTTTTTTTATTGTTCATTTTGTTTACGATGGCGTTTTTTACTTTTATGGCAGCAACGGCGAATATTGAATCGTTAAAAAGTGGATTGAATCAAGCTACTGTTATTTATGATAAGGATGATGAGGTTGCAAGTGAGATTGTAACGAATCGGACAAAAGGTGTACTTTATGAGGAGCTTCCTGAGCATGTTCAGCATGCAGTGATTGCGATTGAGGATCAACGTTTTTATGAGCATAATGGATTTGATATAAGGGGAATGACTCGAGCCTTTTTCAAAAATTTGGTGGCTGGTAGAATTACTGGTGGGGGAAGTACAATCACGCAACAACTAACGAAAAACGCTTTACTTTCTCCTCAAAAAACATATAGGAGAAAGATAGAAGAGCTTTTTTTAGCGGTTGAAATAGAGAAGAATTATAAGAAAGAAGAAATCTTGGAAATGTACGTGAATCAAGTTTATTTTGGTAGTGGGGCTTGGGGCATCAACCAAGCTTCGATGAAATATTTTAATAAACCAATTCAAGATGTTAGTATTAGTGAGGCTGCGATGCTAGCGGGATTATTGCAAGCACCTTCAGCCCGAAATCCATATAAAAACTATGATCAGGCTTTGGAAAGAAGAAATGTTGTCTTAAAAAAGATGCAAGAACAAGGCTATATATCTAAAGAGGCATATAACAAGGGAATAAAAGAAGAGATTACGCTAGAGGATGGCGGAGGAAGTGCTATTAAACGCCAGTATCCTTATTACACGGATGCAGTGATTGATGAGGCTATTCTTCGTTATGGTCTAACGCAAGAGGAGATTTTAACAAGAGGTTATCGTATTTATACTGAGATGGATCAGTCCATTCAAGCTTCTTTGGAAAACGTGTATGAGCAAAACTCTTTATTTCCAAAAGGAAAGCAAGGAACATTAGTTCAAAGTGGTGCCGTTTTAATTGATCCCGCATCAGGAGGAGTCCGAGGACTAATCGGAGGACGCGGGGATTATGTATTCAGGGGATTTAACAGAGCAACTCATATGAAGGCACAGCCAGGTTCTACTCTAAAGCCTATTGCCGTCTACAGTCCTGCACTAGAAGCTGGCTATGGCACAACCTCTATGTTAGTGGACGAACCGATTACCTTTGGGGAATATCAACCTCAAAATGCTTCAAGAGAATTTAAAGGTGAAATGCCAATGTACGAGGCTCTACAAATATCACAAAATGTTCCGGCAGTATGGCTTTTAGATCAAATTGGTTTGCAAAAAGGGTTAGACTCTGTCAAGAGATTTGGAATTCCAATTGAAAAGGAAGATGAGTATTTAGGAATTTCTCTTGGTGGGATGCATAAAGGAGTATCACCACTACAGTTAGCAGAGGCCTACTCTGTATTTCCTAATAAGGGAATGAAACAGGATAGTCATCTTATTACAAAGATTGTGGGACCTACAGGAAATATCATTGCAGAACACAAACCGGCAAGTGTTAGAGTGATATCAAAAGTGGTCGCAAACGAAATTACATCCATGCTTTTATATGTTGTAGAGTCTGGAACTGGAAAAGGAACTCAACTAGAGGGTGTAGAATTAGCAGGTAAAACAGGATCTACACAGTTACCATACAGTGATATTAAGGGAACAAAGGATCAATGGTTTGCCGGGTATACACCTAATCTTGTAGGTGTTGTATGGCTTGGGTATGATATAACGGACAGAGAGCATTATTTACCTAATAGTACAGGAGAAAACGTCGTACCAATTTTCCGAGCCATTATGGAACAAGCAGTGAAACATACAGAACCACAAGAATTTGATGTGGCCTCCGTCAATGATAGGCTAGCAGGTAATGACAAGATAGAACATGAAAAATATAAAGAAGCAGTAAAAGAATCTGTTGAAAAAATAAAAGAAAAAATCACAGAAGAAGCGCCCGGTTGGAAGGAAAAAATAGATGCAACTCTGATCAAAATTGTAGATCAAGTTGTAGACCTGATTCAGGAATAACCGGGACAAGGGGACAGGCACCTTGTCCCAGAAGGAGTTGAGTAAATATGTCACGACCTAAAAATGTTCTATTAGGTTTAACGGGTTCAATTAATTTAGCTAATATTCATTCGTATATAGCTGCCATGCAACACTCTTTTGGCTGTAGAATTCATATCATGATGACACCTTCTGCACAAACCTTTATACCGGCAAGTACATTAACACATAGCATAGATGGCCATGTATTTGTTGACTTGTCTGAGAAAGGTGGGTTTAAGATGCCCCATGTTGAACTAACTCATTGGGCGGATTTGATTGTCATTTTGCCAGCTTCAGCAAATACGATTGCTAAAACTGCACATGGTTTTTCACAAGATATTGTATCTGCTACGGTACTAGCTTCTGAGTCACCGACCCTCTTCTTTCCTAGTATGTATATAGGAATGTGGCGGAAAAAAAGTGTACAACGAAATGTAGAGATGCTTCGTGAGGATGGTTTTATTGTCTATGCTTCAGATACGAAACTAGATAATAATAGCCCGTTCATAACGGGTGGTTCACTTCCGTCTCCTAATGAGGCCTGCCGATTTATTGCTGACTATATATAATTACTAGTACATATGCACAAATGTTAATAAGGGTATAATAACTGATCATAAGCAGACATTAAACTAAGAAGTTATGCAACCAAACCTCAATAATAAAGGTGATTAAATGACAACCAGTATAGGATGGAATTTAGAAAACAGCTATACCACTTTACCGGATACTTTTTTTACTAGATATAAGCCAACCCCAGTACGTTCACCACAACTGGTCATTTTCAACGAATCCTTGGCATCGACCTTAGGGTTAAATGCCCAAGTGCTACAAAGTGAAGAAGGAATATCAGTTGGGGCTGGAAACTCGATACCTGAAGGTGCTGAACCTCTTGCCCAAGCTTATGCAGGTCATCAATTTGGACATTTAAATAAGCTTGGAGATGGAAGAGCTTTGCTACTTGGTGAGCAAATTACACCTACAGGAGAGCGATTTGATATCCAGCTTAAAGGATCTGGTCGGACGCCCTATTCTCGTGGGGGTGATGGACGTGCATCACTAGGACCTATGCTACGTGAATATATTATAAGTGAGGCCATGTATGCGCTAGGGATACCAACCACTCGAAGTTTAGCAGTGGTTTCAACCGGAGAATCTGTAGTTCGTGAAACCGCATTACCCGGTGCGGTTTTGACACGTGTGGCAGCCAGTCATATACGAGTAGGGACTTTTCAATATGCTGCACACTTAGGGACAGTAGAAGATCTTAAAGCATTAGCTGACTACACATTAAAACGACATTATCCAGAAATCCTAGATGATGAAAACCGATATCTTTCACTACTTAAGGAAGTAATGAAACGTCAGGCTTCACTTATTGCAAAGTGGCAGTTAGTAGGATTTATTCATGGAGTCATGAACACTGATAATATGACGATTAGTGGTGAAACCATTGATTATGGCCCTTGTGCTTTTATGGATACATATGACCCAGCAACCGTATTTAGTTCCATTGATCGAGAGGGTCGTTATGCTTATGGAAATCAGCCTCCCATCGCTGCTTGGAATCTTGCTCGATTTGCTGAAACACTGCTACCACTTCTTCATGAGAACCAGGAACAGGCTGTTGAAATCGCACAGAGCACTATTGAGGAGTTTCCAAATCTATATTATGCGAATTGGCTTCCAGGGATGAAGGCAAAGCTTGGTTTATTTACTGAAGAGGATGAAGACAAAGCACTGATTGATGATCTTTTGAACCTGATGCAGAAGCATAAAGCTGATTATACAAATACTTTTCTAGCATTAACGTTCGATACGGTAAAAGAAACAGTCTTCTCTGGTGTCCCCGAATTTATGGATTGGTATAAGCGCTGGCAAGCAAGGCTAGGTAAGCAGGAGGAGTCAAAGGAGTCAGCTCATGAATTAATGAAGAACCATAATCCTGCTGTTATTCCACGGAACCATCGGGTGGAAGAGGCTTTAGAAGCAGCAATAAATGGAGACTTCACTGTTATGCATCGACTTTTAGATGTACTTTCCAAGCCGTTTGCCCACGTCCCTGACCAAACTGAATATTGTAAGTTACCTGTAGATTCTAATCGTCCTTACCGAACGTATTGTGGAACATAGTAAAAATGCTACCCCGAATAGGGTAGCATTTTTATATGTATGCTCTGCAACGAACTTAATGAGAACGTAGCAAGCGGGCGTATTACTTGTTTGTTTCTTCAATAGATTGAAACACTTTATGTGCCATTTGCATAGCCTTTACAGCCTTTGGAAAACCAGTGTATCCACTAAGGTGAATAATGGTTCCGATAATTTCTTCTTTTGAAAGTCCTGCCTTTAAAGCAACTCCAAGATGGAATTCTAACTGTTCGAATGAACCTTGAGTAATTAAGGATGAAATAGTAATCATGGAACGATTAGCCATCGTAATCCCTGTATCTTGACCCCACAGCTCGCCATAACCAAAGCCAACAATCAGATCATAGAAAATAGGTGATACCTTTTCCATTTCGTGTACTTGCTCAATTGCCTGCTTTGAGACAAGTTTTTCTAAAACGTCCATCCCTAGTTGAAATCTTTCTTTTTGATCCATTTTTACTGCCTCCCCATAGTAGGTGGAATTTCATTCTCATCAACCATTATTTCAACCACAACTGGTTGATTCATTTCTTTCATGATCACATAAGCTTCTTGGATAGCTTCCTGAAGTTGTTCTGGGTTATAGCATCTAAACGACGAAAGTCCCATAGATTGCGCGAATAATGCTGCATTTAACGGAGTTTCATAAACCGCTCCTATTGATTTTCCAATCATCTTTCGCATTCCCTTTTCAACCATATCCAATCGCCCATTATTCAAAACTAAAAAAAGAACTGGAGAGTGATAGTTTAATGCAGTTGAAATTTCGGTTCCGTGCATGAACATACAACCGTCTCCAACTAAACATACAATATTCTTATCAGGGGCTGCAAGCTTTGCTCCAATTGAGTAACCAATGCCATGCCCCATTGCTCCAAAGATATCGTCAAAGAAAAAACTACCTGGTTCATAGATGTCAAAGTACTTTATACCATAAAAGGTATGACTTCCATCATCACCGAAAATAATAGCATCATCTGGTAACGTGTTTCGAATGACTTTTAACGTTGTTTCTGAGGTCATTCGTTCATTAGGCTCATTCATATCAAACTGATGGACTTTCCTAGGAAGTATAAATTCTAACTCAACTTTTTCTCTTAGGTTCCTTACAATAAACGAAAGGTTGGAACGAATGTCTCCGATGATCGCGGTTGTAGGGACTTCAATAGTTTTACCAATAAATGTTTGTTCATAATCAAAATGTATAACATGTTTTGGATAAAAGTCCTTTGTAAAACCTGCAATAGACATGTCACTTAATTTCGTACCAATTACAATCATTAAGTCAACGCCTTGTTGAAGGTATTCAGCTGATTCAATCGTTCCACCTAATCCAAAGGCGCCTAAGGATAGTTTGTGATTAGACTTAAATGTTCCTTTTCCACCTGGAGTCGTCATGACTGGTATATTCCAGTTTTCAGCTAGGCGGCGAACCTCTTCATAAGCTCTACTTGAATGTACTCCTTTTCCTAAGTAAAGAAGTGGACGCTTTGCTACGTTTAGCATGTCCACCACTTCATGTAGGGAAGGTGAAATCATCTCAATAGGAGTAGGTAATTCAACAACAAAAGGTTCAATTTCTTCAATTAATATGTCAAAAGCAATAGACAAGTGAACGGGTCCTTTTACACCAGTAAATGCCTTCTCTAGAGCGTGTTGTAGGTATCTTTGAAGTAGGTCTGCACGTTCTACTCGAGCGCTAAACTTTGTCACGGGTTTAAACATTTCTACTAAATCTGTACCAAATATGGAAGAGTCCTGTCCCATTGCTTTTCCAGAATCTTTTGTACCTGGATGTCCAGTAATAATCAGCATGGGTATGTTTGATGCTTTTGCTTGTCCAGCCGCGGTGAGCAAATTTGTCCCACCAGGTCCAGAAGTCCCTATCGCAACACCAAACTTTTCACTCATTAGTGAGTACCCAGCAGCTGAAAAGCCAGCTCCTGTCTCGTGCTTACTAAGCACAAATTCAATATCATATGCGTCTGTCGCAAATATTATCGGAGAAATGGCTTTTCCAGGAATTCCAAAGATGTGATTTGTTCCCCAATGTTTAAAATTTTTAGCTAAAACTAGAGCGCAACTTTCCATTCCTGTGATCAATCCTCTCAGTAATCAATACAAACTCCTAATTTCTTCTCTTAATAGAGCCTGTATATTTTCTAATTCCTCAACTGGAATAGGCTTACTAAATAAGTAACCCTGAATTTCGTCACAATCATACTTCTTTAAAAACTCTAGTTGTTCTTTAGTTTCCACGCCCTCTGCGATTACACGGAGCTGGAGATTATGTGCCAAGGTGATGATTGCTTTTACAATATTTACATCATTATTATCATTTAATATATCTCTCACAAAAGCTCGGTCAATTTTTAAATAATCAATAGGAAAACTCTTAAGGTACTTTAGTGAACTATAGCCTGTACCAAAGTCATCAATACTAAGGCCAACTCCAATGTCCTTTAGCTTTCTTAAGACATTTAGTGAGTACTCTGTATCGACTGCCATGGATTCGGTGATTTCAATGACTAAATACTTAGGATCTAGCCCGGTTTCATCTAACACTTCTTTTACAAAACAGACAAGATTATGCTTAAAGAACTGCTGTGTTGATAAATTGACAGCCACTTTTACCGGCTTCATCCCCATATCCTGCCATTTCTTATTTTGAATACAAGCTTCTCTAATGACCCATTCCCCAATTTGAGAAATTTGGCCAGTATCCTCTGCTAACGAAATGAATTTATCTGGATAGATGAGACCCATTGTTGGGTGATTCCAACGAATTAATGCCTCTAATCCAACAATTTCCCCAGTTGAGTTACAAACTTGAGGTTGATAATGCAAGATAAATTCATTTTTTTTGAGGGCATAGCTAATCTCTGTTTCAAACTTTAGGTTTTGATAAGAATCAGAGTGATTAAGCATGCCAGGCGAGAAGAATACAAATTGGTTCTTCCCTTGAGATTTTGCTTTGTACATGGCGTTATCTGCATGTACCATAAACTCTTCCATTGAAATGGTTTGCTCAGGGTAAACAGCAACACCAATACTAGCCGTTGTGTGAAACTCATAACCATTAACTTGGAAAGGGTTATTAAACTGTTCTAACACCTTTTTACCTACAGATGTTACATAGTTTTCATCTTCATAATCCTTCAGTAGATAGATAAATTCATCTCCACCCATTCGGGCAAGCGTATCGTTCTCACCAAGGCAAGTCATTAAACGGTTTGTCACTTCTGTTAGTAACAAATCTCCTTTAGAGTGACCGAACGTGTCATTTATAATCTTGAAGCGATCTAAATCTAAATAAAGAATGGCTAGCTTTATTTGACTGTCAGCTTCTTTTTGCTTAATGGTTTCTTGAATTTCCTTTTGAATGTAACGTCTATTAGGTAATCCAGTTAAATCATCATGAAAAGCTAAATAATTATACTTTTCTTCTATTAAATAACGATCTGTAATATTTCTAAACTGCCCGAACGCACCGATCAGTTTATGGTCTTCATAGATGGGCTGTGCATCAAATAAACAAACAACCTGGTCGCCATTTATATTTTTAAACTTTAACTCTTCATTTTCGAACTTTTCTTCTTGATTTAGAACACGATTAAAATAGTGACCGGTTAATTCTGAATTTAAAATGCTTTTTCCGATAACAGAACGTTTACTTCGATTTGATATCTCTTGGGCAAAGTTATTAAACTCTGTTGTAATTCCATTCTCATCAGTAATTACAATTCCATTTCTAGTTCTACTTAACATAATTTGATTCATAATATTAAGCTTTCTATTTTGCTTACGTAATAGCAACTCTCTTTCAATTGAATCGACCACTTGAGAAAGCATCGTCAAGAAGAGAGGGTTTTGGAACACAATCGGCATCATGACACAAACGCTACCTAATAAGTTATCTTCATCTGTATAATGGAAGGCAGCACCGTAGCAAGCAATTTCAAATAGAAATTTGTGGTAGTGACTTTCACCAATTAAACTAATCGGATGTCTTTGTTGGAGAGCAAGACTTATCACATTTGTCCCAGTATCCTCTTGGGTAAAAAGACTTCCTTCTCTAATGCCAAAATGCTCGACAGTTTGTTTAATGGTTTCATCACCGACCATATCTAACAGATGCCCTTCAGCATCAGATATTACGATTAGAATAGGTGTACCTTTAAGGGAATCTAATAGTTTATTAGAGAAATAGCTAACAACAGACAAAATCTCCGTGTAAGCCTTTCTTTTAAGGAATAATTCATGATCAGTCATAAACACTTTTGGTGAGGCAATGATATTCGGATCCATTCCACTTTCCTCACACAGTTTTTTAGAGGCAGTTATAAACTCTGGCTCTTGTAACATCAATTTCAGTTCACCTCACAAAATTCGACAATTTCCTATAATACTATAATATCTCTATTTATAGTACATGTCACCACCAATAACAGGGGAAAGTCCCTAAATGCTGCATAATTCTACAAAAACGGACAGTGGTAATGTATGGTAATATAGTTCCTTTTTACCAATATTGTTATTTGTTTTAAATTATTGTATGGGAAATAGTCGTATAGACCTAGATTGTATTTTGAAATTTTTAATGTTTTTTTCCGTTAAAAAAAGCCAGCTCAATGAACATGGCTCTTAAGGTGTTAATATAGGTTGTTAACTTCCATAAATACTTTGCTTTTTCGCATTTCCTAAAATTTCACTAGGTGTACCTGTTTTTGTTATCTTGCCTTGATCCATCACGATAATATGATCAGCTAAGGCTGCTGCATCTGATTGATCGTGAGTGACAAAAATAGATGTAATATTAGCTTTCTTTATGATGCTGCGTAGGTCCTCGCGAATTTGCACCTGTAGATCTGCATCAAGGTTACTGAATGGTTCATCGAACATGATTAGCGAAGGATTTGGTGCAATTGCACGAGCAAGAGCAACACGTTGCTGCTGGCCACCACTTAGCTCGTAGGGATATCTTTTTTCATACCCCATTAAACCAACTAGTTCCAGAACTTCCTTTAAACGCTGTAACTTATCTTGTCTACTCATTTTTCTTAAACCGAATTTCACATTATCCGCAACATTCATATGAGGAAATAACGCATAATCTTGAAATACCAAGCCCACCCCACGTTTCTCAGGTTGGATAAAGTACGAATCACTTACCATGGTGGTATCTCCAATAATAAGTGACCCACTACAGGGAACTTCAAGACCAGCAATAACTCGTAGAATTGTACTTTTTCCACTACCACTTCTACCAAGGATCGAAATAAGCTCACCTTTATTAATACTAAGATTAATATTCTCGAGAGTTAATGCCTTAGCATTACGATATTTAAAGTTAATATCCTTTAGCTCAATAAACATAATTCCGATCTCCTTTCTGTGGGACGAGGGGACAGGTACAGTGTCCCAATCCCTGGGACACTGTACCTGTCCCTATGTCCCTAATCTAGCTCCAGCGCTTTTTACTACTTTTCTATGATTCGGTGGAATACTACGATTGATAGGCTACTTAGTAAGATGATGAGGAGGGAGGCTAAGGCGGCCTCTTGAATCATTTCATCATTTGCATACTGAAATGCCTTTGTTGCTAGCGTATAGAAGTTAAAGGGCTGTAGCAGTAGTGTTAATGGTAGTTCCTTTAAAATGTCGATAAACACGAGGATAAAACCTCCAAACACTGCACCCTTTATCATACGAACGTCTACCCTGAAGAAGGATTGTGTGATGTTATGTCCGAGCATTCGTGAAGCTTCTGTAAATGTTGTCCCAACCTTATCAAATCCGGCTTCTACTGAGTTATAACCTATAGCTAGAAAACGAATAATATAGGCAAATATGAGCATGACGATGCTGAGGCTAAGTATCAAAGTAGGCTCTAACCCAATCATTTCATAGAAGGTAAAGAGATGGTGATCTAAAGCAATAAATACGGTTAATACGCCAATCGCAATAATGGTGCCTGGTATAGAATAACCAAGCACAGTGACCTTTGAGAGTAATTTTGCTGTCACACTATGTGAGAGACGACTAAAATTAGCAATGATTAATGAAATGATTATAATGATAGCTGCAGAAATACTAGCAACAAACAAAGAGTTCCAAACTAGTGTTAAGAAGTCAGGACTTATAATGCGCTCATAGGTCATGAACAACCAATAAATGAGCTGTAATAAAGGAATAACAAAACCTAATGAAAAAATGGTGAAGGCATAACCAAACAGTAACCACCCCTTCCATTTCGGGAGAATATATGGTTGAAGTGGCCGTACCTTTGTAGTGGAGAAGCTGTACTTTTTTCTACCTCTCGCTATTTTTTCAAAGACTAGAATAATGACGACGATTGTCATTAGAACACCCGCAAGCTTAATAGCTGAATCTAGATCTCCCATTCCGAACCAGGCTTGGAAAATGGCAGTACTAAAGGTCTGAATGCCAAAAAACTTTACCACACCATAATCATTTAGAACCTCTAATATGACTAAGCTTACTCCACCAATAATGGCAGTTCTACATAGCGGTAAGACAACTCGGAAAAACACACCAATCGAATTACTTCCTAGTAATCTTGCATTTTCAACAAGGGCGGAAGACTGATTCTCTAAAAA from Bacillus mesophilus harbors:
- a CDS encoding ABC transporter ATP-binding protein produces the protein MFIELKDINFKYRNAKALTLENINLSINKGELISILGRSGSGKSTILRVIAGLEVPCSGSLIIGDTTMVSDSYFIQPEKRGVGLVFQDYALFPHMNVADNVKFGLRKMSRQDKLQRLKEVLELVGLMGYEKRYPYELSGGQQQRVALARAIAPNPSLIMFDEPFSNLDADLQVQIREDLRSIIKKANITSIFVTHDQSDAAALADHIIVMDQGKITKTGTPSEILGNAKKQSIYGS
- a CDS encoding ABC transporter permease; this translates as MHLKLLVRNIKMQYNNWAVLSLLLIGILLLPTLSIGVKFFSKPNENWYHIQEFLLAQYIQNTLILIIFISLFTILIGVSLAWITSVYEFPFRRFFKWGLILPLAIPPYIGAYTYNGMLNYTGIIQSTLRNSFGIKVDQKYFDIMTMQGTIFIFTAFLFPYVYIITKAFLENQSSALVENARLLGSNSIGVFFRVVLPLCRTAIIGGVSLVILEVLNDYGVVKFFGIQTFSTAIFQAWFGMGDLDSAIKLAGVLMTIVVIILVFEKIARGRKKYSFSTTKVRPLQPYILPKWKGWLLFGYAFTIFSLGFVIPLLQLIYWLFMTYERIISPDFLTLVWNSLFVASISAAIIIIISLIIANFSRLSHSVTAKLLSKVTVLGYSIPGTIIAIGVLTVFIALDHHLFTFYEMIGLEPTLILSLSIVMLIFAYIIRFLAIGYNSVEAGFDKVGTTFTEASRMLGHNITQSFFRVDVRMIKGAVFGGFILVFIDILKELPLTLLLQPFNFYTLATKAFQYANDEMIQEAALASLLIILLSSLSIVVFHRIIEK